A region from the Drosophila bipectinata strain 14024-0381.07 chromosome 3R, DbipHiC1v2, whole genome shotgun sequence genome encodes:
- the hdly gene encoding uncharacterized protein hdly isoform X2: MNRSALPCGSIFLALLLCVSAVGVLATGHPAAEDDSDLALIPPDADNVEIHEVKLVDGAFQEDHPVIMYKEDFVTEDKDANAGAHHKKHHKAHRHAEPAKSEEKKIYFDILSDEPIVLNSDLKTGPVSNQDAIQLVKPVKEEWLMKYPKKYQSHSRQRRQAYLPSIYYNHPYAQNNLPPLFYLSRLPVAGKKPIYLGKNPNWSKKEDRQPVSVGSRDDFLFHNSDPSQADFSVFNQTRPTAPPPTPSFQGGFGGSSSGSNSVNDRPSRPTWMTSAPPSRQPSRPVVGLPTLRPQSATSAPKVTSCVWAIVNCCTSESKKIRYSCFEEFGCHGAFWDINPCADQAVLDAEGILEETYPAAASVPFPSAAAASRPAAPARPSFRQDTFQYPQEYGYQAGSKCYRASQLCCKLRNLASTYDCFQYHGCDQSLSNIISGCS, from the exons ATGAATCGAAGTGCGCTGCCCTGTGGCAGCATTTTCTTGGCCCTACTACTGTGTGTGAGTGCGGTCGGTGTCCTGGCCACAGGACATCCTGCCGCTGAGGACGACAGTGACTTGGCCCTCATTCCACCGGATGCCGACAATGTGGAG ATCCATGAAGTCAAGTTGGTGGATGGCGCCTTCCAGGAGGATCATCCGGTGATCATGTACAAAGAGGATTTTGTTACCGAAGATAAGG ACGCTAATGCTGGTGCCCATCATAAAAAGCACCACAAGGCTCACAGGCATGCAGAGCCTGCCAAGTCGGAGGAGAAGAAGATCTACTTCGATATTCTGTCCGACGAACCGATTGTACTCAACTCTGACCTGAAGACGGGTCCTGTGAGCAATCAGGATGCCATCCAGCTAGTGAAGCCCGTCAAAGAGGAATGGCTGATGAAGTATCCCAAGAAGTACCAGAGTCACAGTCGCCAGCGCAGACAGGCCTACTTGCCGAGCATTTACTACAACCATCCCTATGCCCAGAACAACCTTCCACCTCTCTTCTATTTGTCACG CCTACCGGTGGCGGGCAAGAAGCCCATTTATCTCGGCAAGAACCCTAATTGGTCGAAAAAGGAAGATCGCCAGCCAGTGAGCGTGGGCAGTCGGGATGACTTCCTGTTCCACAACTCTGATCCCTCCCAGGCCGATTTCTCGGTTTTCAATCAGACCAGACCCACTGCTCCTCCACCCACTCCTTCTTTCCAAGGCGGCTTTGGAGGCAGCTCTTCCGGTAGTAACTCAGTCAATG ATCGACCCTCGCGTCCCACATGGATGACCAGTGCACCCCCAA GTCGCCAGCCGAGTAGGCCAGTGGTGGGTCTGCCGACCCTGAGACCGCAGTCAGCCACCAGCGCACCGAAGGTCACCAGCTGTGTGTGGGCCATCGTAAACTGCTGCACCAGCGAAAGCAAGAAGATCCGGTACAGCTGCTTTGAGGAGTTCGGCTGCCACGGCGCCTTCTGGGATATCAATCCCTGCGCCGACCAGGCTGTGCTTGACG CCGAAGGTATTCTGGAGGAGACCTACCCAGCAGCCGCCTCCGTGCCGTTCCcctctgccgccgccgcctcccGGCCGGCCGCACCGGCCCGGCCATCATTCAGACAAG ACACCTTCCAGTATCCCCAGGAGTATGGTTACCAGGCGGGCAGCAAGTGCTATCGTGCCTCGCAGCTCTGCTGCAAGCTGAGGAACCTGGCCTCCACCTACGACTGTTTCCAGTACCATGGATGCGATCAGAGCCTCTCGAACATCATATCCGGCTGCTCATGA
- the hdly gene encoding uncharacterized protein hdly isoform X1, which translates to MNRSALPCGSIFLALLLCVSAVGVLATGHPAAEDDSDLALIPPDADNVEIHEVKLVDGAFQEDHPVIMYKEDFVTEDKDANAGAHHKKHHKAHRHAEPAKSEEKKIYFDILSDEPIVLNSDLKTGPVSNQDAIQLVKPVKEEWLMKYPKKYQSHSRQRRQAYLPSIYYNHPYAQNNLPPLFYLSRLPVAGKKPIYLGKNPNWSKKEDRQPVSVGSRDDFLFHNSDPSQADFSVFNQTRPTAPPPTPSFQGGFGGSSSGSNSVNDRPSRPTWMTSAPPTEGILEETYPAAASVPFPSAAAASRPAAPARPSFRQDTFQYPQEYGYQAGSKCYRASQLCCKLRNLASTYDCFQYHGCDQSLSNIISGCS; encoded by the exons ATGAATCGAAGTGCGCTGCCCTGTGGCAGCATTTTCTTGGCCCTACTACTGTGTGTGAGTGCGGTCGGTGTCCTGGCCACAGGACATCCTGCCGCTGAGGACGACAGTGACTTGGCCCTCATTCCACCGGATGCCGACAATGTGGAG ATCCATGAAGTCAAGTTGGTGGATGGCGCCTTCCAGGAGGATCATCCGGTGATCATGTACAAAGAGGATTTTGTTACCGAAGATAAGG ACGCTAATGCTGGTGCCCATCATAAAAAGCACCACAAGGCTCACAGGCATGCAGAGCCTGCCAAGTCGGAGGAGAAGAAGATCTACTTCGATATTCTGTCCGACGAACCGATTGTACTCAACTCTGACCTGAAGACGGGTCCTGTGAGCAATCAGGATGCCATCCAGCTAGTGAAGCCCGTCAAAGAGGAATGGCTGATGAAGTATCCCAAGAAGTACCAGAGTCACAGTCGCCAGCGCAGACAGGCCTACTTGCCGAGCATTTACTACAACCATCCCTATGCCCAGAACAACCTTCCACCTCTCTTCTATTTGTCACG CCTACCGGTGGCGGGCAAGAAGCCCATTTATCTCGGCAAGAACCCTAATTGGTCGAAAAAGGAAGATCGCCAGCCAGTGAGCGTGGGCAGTCGGGATGACTTCCTGTTCCACAACTCTGATCCCTCCCAGGCCGATTTCTCGGTTTTCAATCAGACCAGACCCACTGCTCCTCCACCCACTCCTTCTTTCCAAGGCGGCTTTGGAGGCAGCTCTTCCGGTAGTAACTCAGTCAATG ATCGACCCTCGCGTCCCACATGGATGACCAGTGCACCCCCAA CCGAAGGTATTCTGGAGGAGACCTACCCAGCAGCCGCCTCCGTGCCGTTCCcctctgccgccgccgcctcccGGCCGGCCGCACCGGCCCGGCCATCATTCAGACAAG ACACCTTCCAGTATCCCCAGGAGTATGGTTACCAGGCGGGCAGCAAGTGCTATCGTGCCTCGCAGCTCTGCTGCAAGCTGAGGAACCTGGCCTCCACCTACGACTGTTTCCAGTACCATGGATGCGATCAGAGCCTCTCGAACATCATATCCGGCTGCTCATGA